The genomic interval TCTGCATTAATACCTCTACTTCTTTGAAAGGTAATTACAGCATCTTGGGTAACAACACCATAGTAACCTGTAATATCGTCCTTAAAGAAACCTAATTTCTTAAGCTTTTGTTGTAATAACTCCACTGCACTACCAGTTGAGTTTAGCTCTAACTTTGGTAACACCTGTTGAGTAACGTTAGTATTTTGATTATTTGGTTGGGCAGGAGGTTTAGTATTAGGTATATTTTGAGTTTGAATTGTTTGAGTATTGCTTCTCAAAGAACAAACGTATTCTAGTAAATTCTCACCGATAGATTCAGGTATAACAGAATCTAATCTTTCTGGATAAGAACCTAAAGCAGATTCATATTTTTTTTCAACTTCACCTGAAGGATAATATGCTACTGCTTGAATTATTCCTATTTTTCTAGTATCGCAGTCTATGTAAAAATTAGTAACTTGTTTGGTATATATTCTACCTGGAGAAGAACCATCAAGAGAATATCTGGATTCTTTTGCTTCTCTTTTATACCAGAAACTTCTATAGTTTCCTTCTCCTTTAATACTATTTACATCTACATAGTAAAAACCATCATCAGTTCTACCAACAATTACCCACTGTCTTGTTGTAAATTGAGCATATCCAGGAATGGCAATAAGCCCTAATTCTATAGATAAAAGAGCAAAAACTACCTTTACTATAAGTGTTCGCCCTCTTAGCTTCCAAAATAACATCAGCTTACTTACTAAATTCGTTTTAATCTCGTTATTTAAGATTATTATTGCTTATCTTCTAAAGGGTTGACATAAATTAAAAGTAAAATTTTTTACTTTTGATTGGAAATTAGAAAAGTAGATTGGCTGAAGTGATCGCTCTACCCAACATCCAAAATTCTTGATATTGTTGGGTTTCACTTTCTCCGATAAAGTAAAAAATGCGATCGCTCATCAACAGCATTATCTAATAAACATTCTGTCGTTACAACATAAAGTTGTGATGCTATGGCTCAATTCAGGTGTAGCTTGGGTGGAGGAATGGAACCCAACATTCTCAAGACTCTGTTGGGTTACGCTATCGCTACACCCAACCTACTTGAAATTGCTGAATATACTTTTTATTTTAATACACTCCATAAATCCTGAAAATTTTTCTCATTATTATTCAAATACCTTGATAAGCCGCCATTTATCCAGATTTAATCATTTATAAAAATATTTAAGCAAGTGGTTGACAGGTATAGTTTTATACTTTATTATAGATAGCATGAGAAAGGCGATCGCCGTCCTGTCAAAGTCTGCAATCGCCTTTCTTCCAACACCTAATTAGGAGTCGATTATTATCATGGCACAAGAATATAAATTCGGTGATGATCAAAATTCTGCTCAAACACCACCAGAACAATTTTTGAGAAGGGAAAATTTTGATGCACCTACTCCCAAGCCATCTAATCAACAGCCATTACCCAACAGAGAACCCATTAAACATTTGTTGATTGGTTCACCCAAAGCTGTCACTAGTACAATACATTATTTGCAGGCGATCGGTTATGCAGAGGTGGGCGATTGGAGTCCACTCATTCCAACCGACAACCCTAATCAAGTGATGAGTATTTTAATCCGTCAAATTTTAGTTGCATAACTAACCACAACTACCCCGGCTTTTTTCACAGTCGGGGTAATTTTCAAATATTCAGCAACAATATGAGTCACAATTAAAACATCTATAGTGAGTTGGATTATGGGAAAAGAAGAACAATTACTTGAAAGCTGGCGAGAACTCACCCCCGAAAAGCAGCAAATGGTTTTAGAGTTTGTTGAAACCCTAAAATCTCAATCAAAAACAACAGCAATCAACAAAGAATATATTCCACAAACGCCTTTAGCCAAGAAATTGTGGGCAATTCGTCAACAAGCGATCGCCTCTGGAATAAAATTACTTAACGAAGCAGAAATTGAACAAGAGC from Aulosira sp. FACHB-615 carries:
- a CDS encoding peptidoglycan-binding protein, which codes for MLFWKLRGRTLIVKVVFALLSIELGLIAIPGYAQFTTRQWVIVGRTDDGFYYVDVNSIKGEGNYRSFWYKREAKESRYSLDGSSPGRIYTKQVTNFYIDCDTRKIGIIQAVAYYPSGEVEKKYESALGSYPERLDSVIPESIGENLLEYVCSLRSNTQTIQTQNIPNTKPPAQPNNQNTNVTQQVLPKLELNSTGSAVELLQQKLKKLGFFKDDITGYYGVVTQDAVITFQRSRGINADGIVGQQTWTELLK